The Mesotoga sp. Brook.08.105.5.1 genome includes a window with the following:
- a CDS encoding RnfABCDGE type electron transport complex subunit B codes for MTVVYSVLFMAILGIGAGVFLAFASAKFAVKKDPRITLIEASLPGVNCGACGFPGCSAFAKAIAEGKAPLDGCIPGKRSGVPEKLKLIMDTDVDKLTALFEEAEEDAEKTLEKLIAVSGKEVKAAPPKPKRPTQEEIDSYKGKLKENSRAAVVFAILPNINCGICGSPGCAAFAIKVANKEENADKCVPGKRQNVPEKVEKIMALSQSEIQKIIEDTSGEPAEIKKKFES; via the coding sequence GTCTATTCAGTTCTGTTTATGGCCATACTTGGCATAGGAGCAGGTGTCTTTCTAGCTTTCGCCTCTGCGAAGTTTGCGGTCAAGAAAGATCCCAGAATCACACTCATCGAAGCCTCTTTGCCAGGCGTCAACTGTGGCGCTTGTGGTTTCCCCGGTTGTTCGGCCTTTGCAAAAGCTATCGCCGAAGGCAAAGCCCCGCTGGATGGATGTATTCCCGGCAAGCGATCCGGCGTACCTGAAAAACTGAAGCTAATCATGGACACGGATGTCGACAAGCTCACTGCTCTCTTTGAAGAGGCAGAGGAAGATGCGGAAAAGACACTGGAAAAACTGATCGCTGTCTCCGGGAAAGAAGTAAAAGCAGCGCCGCCAAAACCAAAAAGACCGACTCAGGAAGAAATCGATAGTTACAAGGGAAAACTGAAAGAGAATTCTAGAGCTGCTGTGGTCTTTGCGATTCTTCCAAACATAAACTGCGGAATCTGCGGATCACCCGGTTGTGCTGCCTTTGCCATAAAGGTCGCGAACAAGGAAGAGAACGCAGACAAATGCGTCCCGGGCAAAAGACAGAACGTGCCCGAAAAAGTCGAGAAGATTATGGCGCTTTCCCAATCAGAGATTCAAAAGATAATTGAAGATACTTCTGGAGAACCGGCCGAGATAAAAAAGAAGTTTGAGTCATGA
- the dxr gene encoding 1-deoxy-D-xylulose-5-phosphate reductoisomerase has translation MKKRLAVLGSTGSIGSQTLEIVDKIEEIEIVAISCGHNFVSFSKQLSEFHPKFAATLEKKEDLVDSFPETTFFQGEEGIETMLEKSRPDYVMLAVSGAAGLRFSLKAAEVCSRLCLANKESIVCGGNLLPDRCADRGVELIPVDSEHSGLFQLLDGTVRPERILITASGGALRDWPKERIHQASPEDVMKHPVWSMGNRITVDSASMVNKGLEVIEAKYLFGFESSEIDTYICRNSFVHAGVVYNDGVMKLHVGRPDMRIPIAYSLTYPVHHHLFGEERIAGIPIALEELQQERFPALTLAREICGTVSKQIAYNAADEIAVDAFMKGRMPFGSIYNIIERTVARTDDLNPVDYSQIIEIDVLARRLAQEEVNRCY, from the coding sequence ATGAAGAAAAGGTTGGCTGTTCTTGGTTCTACTGGATCTATAGGTTCACAGACACTCGAAATAGTAGATAAGATTGAAGAAATCGAAATTGTGGCCATTTCCTGTGGCCACAATTTCGTCTCTTTTTCTAAACAGCTTTCAGAATTTCATCCCAAGTTCGCCGCCACTCTTGAAAAAAAAGAGGATCTAGTCGATTCCTTTCCGGAAACAACCTTTTTCCAAGGCGAAGAGGGGATAGAAACGATGCTCGAAAAGTCCCGCCCGGATTATGTGATGCTTGCGGTCAGCGGAGCGGCCGGACTGAGATTCAGCCTTAAGGCGGCTGAAGTCTGCAGCAGACTATGTCTTGCGAACAAAGAGTCTATCGTTTGTGGAGGTAATCTTCTTCCGGACAGATGTGCCGACAGAGGGGTAGAGCTTATCCCGGTCGACTCAGAGCACAGCGGCCTCTTTCAGCTTCTTGACGGTACTGTTCGCCCTGAGAGAATCTTGATAACCGCATCTGGCGGCGCCCTGAGGGATTGGCCGAAAGAAAGGATTCACCAAGCAAGCCCTGAAGATGTCATGAAACACCCTGTTTGGTCTATGGGAAACAGGATAACCGTTGATAGCGCTTCAATGGTTAACAAGGGACTCGAAGTAATTGAAGCGAAATATCTCTTTGGGTTCGAATCGAGTGAAATTGATACTTATATTTGTAGAAACAGTTTTGTTCATGCCGGTGTTGTGTACAATGATGGCGTTATGAAACTTCATGTGGGGCGCCCGGACATGCGAATTCCGATTGCATATTCTCTGACTTATCCAGTGCACCACCATCTTTTCGGAGAAGAGAGGATAGCCGGCATACCAATTGCCCTGGAAGAACTGCAGCAAGAGAGATTTCCCGCTCTGACACTTGCGAGAGAGATTTGTGGAACTGTCAGCAAGCAAATCGCTTATAATGCTGCAGATGAGATAGCAGTCGATGCTTTTATGAAGGGTAGGATGCCTTTTGGGAGCATTTACAATATAATTGAAAGGACGGTTGCCCGAACAGATGATCTAAATCCGGTCGATTACAGTCAAATTATCGAGATTGACGTTCTGGCAAGAAGATTGGCTCAAGAAGAGGTGAATAGATGTTATTAG